A stretch of DNA from Desulfovibrio gilichinskyi:
TCGACGGCCTCGTACCCGCGGGTGTAACCATAACGGGTCAGGGAATTATACTTCGGCATGGTCAGCAGCGGGAATATCTGTTTTAAAGATCTCCATGTCCCGGGCTGTTTTCCCACATAACCGGCGATATCAATCGCATCATAAACGTGCCCTAAGCCCTGATTATAAGCTGCGAGCGCGAAGAACCAGCGGTCCCATCCATGAACATTGCGGTTGTCCAGTTTATCCCACAGGTATTTTAAGTACTTGGCCCCGGCAGTAATTGACTGTTTGGGGTCAAGCCTACTGCTTATCCCCATGAGACTAACCGTATCTTGAGTTAACTGCATTAATCCTTCAACACCTGTTCTGCTTCTGGCAAGCGGATTAAATCGTGATTCCTGATACATTACTGCCGCTAACAGCAGTGGGTCCATTTCATATTGTTTTGCGGCAGCGATTATATATTTTTGATAGTAAGGGAGCCTTTCTTTGATGTCATTGCGTAATGAGTAAAGGGTATAAAAGTCCGTTTCATCAGGAATAAAGCCGAAGTAGAGTTCCCGCTTATTTTCAAGAGTTCCATTTGTTGTAATAAGATTCCAATAATCTTCACATTTATCGGTTAAACCTTCAACATCGTCACGCCAATACCATCTGTATTCAAGGTCGTCTCCGAAGCTGTCAGTCACTCTGAGTTGATGTAAAAACGGTTGCAGAGGTTTAAACGCTCCTGCTTCAACCAGATGAAATCTGAAACTTTTATCATTTGCCAGTTCAAGCAGCGGTGTTAGGTGATTGGATGTGTCGCTGGTAACAAGGGTCGGTGCGCAGAGAATATCTTTTGAAAGTCTTTTGAAAGTTTTTATAAGATCAGGATTGTTAGGGGCAAAAACCGCTTGATCGCATAATTCGAAAGGTGTTCTGAGTTCGAATCTTCGGATATTGTGCAACAGTAATGCAGGGCTGGATTCATAGACAGGTCCGGCTTTAATCGGATTATATTTGTCGAAATCTTCGGGATTAAAACCGCTTGCAAGCATCAGATCAGCTTTTCCGTTTTCTAGAGCTTCAAAAGCCTTGTTGTGCGTGGGGTAGGGTGTTATTAAAAGCGTTACATTGGCATAATCACTGAATCCGTCAAGGAGCTCCCGGTCAAACCCCGGTCCCCAAGGCGAAAGCTGTGGGAAGTTTCGTTCAATGTCTACTGCAGCAACGCGGATGAAGGTTGGAAGAGAAATGTCATATTTAAATAAATATAAAGTTGCTACGATTAAAAAGCACGCTAAATACGCAACAATATTGAATATATGTTGTAAATAGAGAGTGCGTGTGCCTTTTTTGAGGCGATTTAATTTGCTTAAGTGTATTGACATTATCCTAAAAGATTTTTTACGCAAAAAACCCGTCTGCCGTGCAAAATATTTTATTCTCTCTTTCAGGGGGAAATAAAAAGACGGCAAAACGAATCGTTTTTTTATCTATACGTCAGACACAGTGTTACTATCAAGTCATCAAATTGCAGAAAAATTCTCACGGGTCGGATTTCCGTTTGAGAAAACTGCCCAAGGAGTACTTTAGGAATGTCGAACACGGTAATTATTGGAACCCAATGGGGCGATGAAGGCAAGGGTAAAATCGTTGACATGCTTGCAAAAGAAGCTGGCGCGATTGTTCGCTTTCAGGGCGGAAACAACGCGGGGCACACTCTCGTAGTCGCCGGCGAACAATGTATCCTGCATCTTATCCCTTCCGGAATTTTACATCCCGGAAAGAAATGTCTCATCGGGAACGGAGTCGTTTTAGACCCCGAAGTTTTCCTTGAAGAAATCGACGGCCTTAGCGCTAAGGGTATTGATGTTTCTCCTGATCGTTTGATGATCAGTAAAAAAACTCAGATTATCATGTCTTACCATAAGCAGATTGATAATTGCAGAGAATCTTTCAAGTCTGATGAAAGCAAAATCGGAACGACAGGTCGTGGTATCGGTCCTTGCTACGAAGACAAAATGAATCGTATAGGTATTCGCGCTGCTGATTTGGCCGATCCAGAACTTCTGCGTTCGAAAATTGTAGACGGTCTTGTTGAAAAGAATGTTTTATTCGAAAAACTTTTCAATGCAGAACCTCTTGATCCTGAAAAAGTATTTCAGGAAATTCTCCCAGTCGCAGAAAGAATCAAACCTTACCTTGGAGATGTTTCCTCCGTTATTCAGGAAGTCAACAAAGACGGTGGAACTGTTCTTTTTGAAGGCGCGCAGGGAATTCATCTGGATATCGATCACGGAACATATCCTTTTGTTACTTCATCCAACACTGTTGCAGGTAATGCTGCCGCCGGTTCCGGTTGCGGGCCTCGCTGCCTTGAGCGCATCGTAGGTATTCTCAAAGCTTACACAACAAGAGTCGGCAGCGGTCCTTTTGCTACAGAACTTCTTGATGAAACCGGCAACACTTTGCAGACAAACGGACATGAATTCGGTGCAACCACCGGTAGAAAACGTCGTTGCGGTTGGATTGATCTTGTCATCATCCGTGAAACAGCGCGTCTCTGTGATCTAACTGAATTTGCTCTTACTAAACTGGATGTTTTGTCCGGTCTTAAAGAAATTAAAATATGTGTAGGTTATGAATATCGCGGTGAAGTGATTTCTTATCCTCCTCAGGAACAGAACGGAATGGCATATGTCAAACCCGTTTACGAAACCATGCCCGGCTGGGATGAAGATATCACAGGTGCACGCACTTATGATGAACTTCCTGAAGCTGCTAAAAAATATATTGGACGTATTGAAGAAATTTCCGGCGTTAAAGTCGGAATCGTTTCTGTCGGTCCGGACAGAGAACAGACTATAGTACGATAATTATGTTTACAGGTATTCAAGAGACTGCTTCACGGCAGAAAATAGTTCTGCCAAGATTTGCCAAGTTGGCTTTGCAGCCTCCTCAATGCCTGCTTATTGAAGGCGGTTCAGCTGAAGACAGGCATGATATGGCTCGTTATTGGGCCTGTCTGTTAAATTGTGAAAGCGGGGGAACTCCCTGCGGCAATTGCAAACCATGTCTGCAAATAGCTGATAACGCTTTTAATGATTTTCTGCTTATTGACCGCTTCGATGAAGACGGTGTTGAAAAGCAGGATATTCCAGTAGATAATGTTCGCAAGTATTTCCCGGTCTGGGGCCAACCGCCCCACGGCCGGGGAACTCGCGTTACCGTAGTTGAGGAAGCTCAGCACTTAAACGGTAATTCCGCCAATGCTCTTCTCAAAACTCTCGAAGAACCACGCCCCGGAAATGTCTTTGTACTTACCGCTCCTCAGCGGGAGAGACTGCTTGGAACTTTAGTCTCGCGCAGTTGGGTCATTACTCTTGCGTGGCCTACTGAAACTCAGAACAGCCCCGAAGTTTCCGACTGGGTAAACGGCATGCTAGGATTCTGGCGTTCCGGTCAAGGTTGGTTTGCACGAACTTCCGCAAAGGGGGCTCTTGATAAAGAGCAGGCTCTCAAAGTCATCATCGGCTGTCAGCGTGAGCTCCGCAATGCCCTCAAAGATCCTCAATTGACGCCTGCCGCCAATGCCCTTTCCGGACTTTTCGATCCCAAAGGGTTACGAAGACTTGATCTGGTTCTCGGCAAGGCTCAGGAAAATCTGAATTACAATGTAAATCCGGCATTAGTTCTCGACTGGGTTTGCACCGCCGCAATGCCTCGCAGAAAATAATAGTTTTAGGGACCGGGTTTCTTTAAGCAAAAAAGAAACCCCGATCAGACGAATGGGTCTGACCGGGGGTAAATATAATTTTTTTTCGAGTTACTTAGTTACGCGCTTTAAACTCTTAAATCGGTTAAAATCTGTTGTTTTCCGAGTTAATTCAGAATCCGAATCCGATTTTCACCACTTAAACTGTTTAAATCTGATGTTAGCAAGTTATCCAGATACGCGCATCAACCGCTTTGAGGGGTTCCATCTCAATAGCTTTGCCGGATTGCCCGGCCGTTTCCAGTCTCTCCGTGGGCCCGAAGAGGAGATTCTAACAGAACTCTCGCAGTAGGATTACCCCTCGGCTTGAGCTTCTTGAAGCTCGTTTTGGGAATGTGATTTCAACGCTAGGTTCACTCCCGTTGGGGTTAAATGACAACTCCTTCTTTAAGGTAGACTTCCATCGTTGACTTTAAAATACACATGTTGAGGCGAGTTGTCAATCAATTAACTGGAATTTTGCAAAATTTTATAACATTTTTAAATTAAATTTAAAAATTAATAATATTACAGAGTTATGCTGTGTGATGCTTAAGAAGAATCTATCTGAGTTAATTTTTAACTTTAAAAAACAAAAAATAATTCAAAAAATAAACCCCGACCAGAATATTTCATTCTGATCGGGGTGTTTAAAACTGATTTTTCGAGTTGACTTAAAAAGACACGTTTTAACCGTTTTAGAGGGGTTCCGTCTTTTGCCGGCCGGATATCCCGGCTGTTCTCATCTCTCCTAGGGCCCACAAAGGAGAGACTAATAGAACTCTCGCGTTTGGCTTACCCCTCAAGTTGAGCCTCTACGTCAGGCTCGTTATGGGAATTTGATATCAACGCTAAGTTCACTCCCGTTGGGGTTAGATAAAAGCCATTTTTAGTGGCTACCTTTACCTTTGATTCAAATATACACTTCGTAAAAAGCTGCGTCAATATATTCTACTGTTTTGTTATGCACTTTTTTTTAATGATTTAAGCGATGTAGTTGTTAACAATATAATGCTGAAAATGCTACGGAATCAGCTTTCTGCGTTCCGGTAAGCACCATAGCCTGAGTCAGTTCTGACTTTAATTGATCAATATATTTTTCTGCTCCTTCCTGTAATCCGCCAATAGTCGCTATTGAGAAAGGGCGGCCTATCATGACGGCATCTGCGCCGAGTGCGAGCATTTTGAATACATCGATTCCTGTTCTTACTCCGCCGTCTGCCAAAACGCAGCACTGGCCGGCAACAGCTTTTGA
This window harbors:
- a CDS encoding DNA polymerase III subunit delta' yields the protein MFTGIQETASRQKIVLPRFAKLALQPPQCLLIEGGSAEDRHDMARYWACLLNCESGGTPCGNCKPCLQIADNAFNDFLLIDRFDEDGVEKQDIPVDNVRKYFPVWGQPPHGRGTRVTVVEEAQHLNGNSANALLKTLEEPRPGNVFVLTAPQRERLLGTLVSRSWVITLAWPTETQNSPEVSDWVNGMLGFWRSGQGWFARTSAKGALDKEQALKVIIGCQRELRNALKDPQLTPAANALSGLFDPKGLRRLDLVLGKAQENLNYNVNPALVLDWVCTAAMPRRK
- a CDS encoding transglycosylase SLT domain-containing protein, which translates into the protein MSIHLSKLNRLKKGTRTLYLQHIFNIVAYLACFLIVATLYLFKYDISLPTFIRVAAVDIERNFPQLSPWGPGFDRELLDGFSDYANVTLLITPYPTHNKAFEALENGKADLMLASGFNPEDFDKYNPIKAGPVYESSPALLLHNIRRFELRTPFELCDQAVFAPNNPDLIKTFKRLSKDILCAPTLVTSDTSNHLTPLLELANDKSFRFHLVEAGAFKPLQPFLHQLRVTDSFGDDLEYRWYWRDDVEGLTDKCEDYWNLITTNGTLENKRELYFGFIPDETDFYTLYSLRNDIKERLPYYQKYIIAAAKQYEMDPLLLAAVMYQESRFNPLARSRTGVEGLMQLTQDTVSLMGISSRLDPKQSITAGAKYLKYLWDKLDNRNVHGWDRWFFALAAYNQGLGHVYDAIDIAGYVGKQPGTWRSLKQIFPLLTMPKYNSLTRYGYTRGYEAVDYVDSIRYYYYIMKGLAVLSGPEAKYLAPFTVGVSGVNP
- a CDS encoding adenylosuccinate synthase gives rise to the protein MSNTVIIGTQWGDEGKGKIVDMLAKEAGAIVRFQGGNNAGHTLVVAGEQCILHLIPSGILHPGKKCLIGNGVVLDPEVFLEEIDGLSAKGIDVSPDRLMISKKTQIIMSYHKQIDNCRESFKSDESKIGTTGRGIGPCYEDKMNRIGIRAADLADPELLRSKIVDGLVEKNVLFEKLFNAEPLDPEKVFQEILPVAERIKPYLGDVSSVIQEVNKDGGTVLFEGAQGIHLDIDHGTYPFVTSSNTVAGNAAAGSGCGPRCLERIVGILKAYTTRVGSGPFATELLDETGNTLQTNGHEFGATTGRKRRCGWIDLVIIRETARLCDLTEFALTKLDVLSGLKEIKICVGYEYRGEVISYPPQEQNGMAYVKPVYETMPGWDEDITGARTYDELPEAAKKYIGRIEEISGVKVGIVSVGPDREQTIVR